The DNA window ATCCAGATCGGTGTACCCCAGGTTGGTCAAGTCTCGATCGGCATTGAACTGCTGAATCGCCTCCTGAAGCGGTTTTTGAATGTAGCGAACCACCCGATTGGCAAACAACAAACCGACCGCCAACCCAATGCAGAGCCAGATGATTGCCTTGACCAAACTGCCACGAAGCTCTTCGAGGTGCTCCCCAAAGGTCATCGTCGAGTTTTCAAAAAGGTCGTCTTTGGGAAGTGCCGGTCGGTCCACGTTGATTGATTTTCAGTTGAAGGCGGGTGTGTAGGAAGCGGTTGGAACGACGACCATGATTGATCCCAGCCCCGTTTGCTTCAAGCCCGTAAGGAAACAAAGGAATGGCGCAGGCCGGTTGTTCGGCGAATGCCTCGGAAAACCCGATTGGGCCGAGGCCAATGATGCCGAGTGAGGGGAAGTCCCTCGATTGTAATCGGGCGATGTTGAAACGAAGGTGCTGCAACGCCGCGAAGGAACCGCAAAAGCACGAAAAAGTCTCGCTACGCGGCATGACCACACCACTCCAGCGGCTTTCTTGCTAGCAATTCCCAGGACCACTCGGGGGTAGCCCTCGTCCGTTCGATAATCGTTGGGAAGGACCCAAGGTCCGTCCCATCCTGATCGGCGTGCCAAAATCCAAGCGACCTCCCCTTACGGCACAACCCGTACGGAAAAAAATCGACCTTGGCATGAAGCAGATTGAATTTGTACCCTCCACAACTGGGTTTTCGCGGCCTGCCTCGACGGGGCAGGTGGCTTCCCCTGCAATTGTGGCAATCCAATGGAATCGGAAGCATGCGACACTCTTTACCCATCACCTCGGCCATTCTGTTGACCGCCACCCTCTTGGCAACCCTTGCGGGATGCCGTGGACAGGGCCTGTTTCCGCCAGCGGGGACGATGAATCAACAGCAAGCCAACGCAATCGTTCACGACCCCTACTGCCAAAACGACATTGCTCCCTTTGAAGCCGCCTCGCGCCCCCCGAGCTACCAAGAACCGCTTCCGGAGCCCGTCCGCAATCGGCTGATTCCCGACGCGATGCCGTGGTTGGGGCGATAAACGCCCTGCGCTCCCCCGCATCACAAGCGATCGGTGCTGTGGTACGTTCTATCGGTAGATCACTATCGATTCCCGAGAACACTCATGCCACGCCGCTCTTCCAAGAAGAAAATCGCCTCGAAACCACCCGCTGAGCCAAACAAACCCATTCGGTTGCAGCGACTGCTTGCGACGGCCGGATTCGGCAGCCGGCGGCAGTGCGAAGAATTGATTAGCGAGGGGCGTGTTGAAGTCAACGGTTCGATCGTCGACAAGCTTGGCACGACGGCCGATCCCAAGACCGCCAAAATCTATGTGGACGGAACTCCGCTGAAGCCGCAACGGCTTGTCTATTACGCCGTCAACAAACCGACGGGCGTCGTGACGACGAACTCCGACCCCGAAGGCCGGCCTCGCGTGATCGATTTGGTTCCGCCAACCGAGCGAGTCTTCCCGGTCGGTCGGCTTGACCGCAGCAGCGAAGGGCTGATTCTGCTGACCAACGATGGCGACCTTGGCCAACAACTGGCACATCCCAAGTACCAAATTCGCAAAGTTTACCGGGTCACCGTCGCGGGCAAGATCACCGCAGAGGCGATGCGGTCGATGGAAAAAGGAATGTACATCGCTGAGGGCTACGTGAAGGTCGAAGGAGCGAAGATCTTAAAAAGCCGGCCACGGGCAACCGAACTGGAAATCACGCTTCGCGAAGGCAAGAACCGCGAGATCCGTCGTGTCCTCGCCCGGCTCGGCCACAAAGTCCAGCAACTGCGCCGGATCGCGATCGGGCCTCTTCGGTTGGGGGAAATGCCGATTGGATCGTATCGCGTCTTGACGCACCAGGAGATTAAGAAGCTGCACGATGCTGCGGAACAGTCGCGTCAAACTGCAGACGCGAAGCCCACAAAAGCAGCTCGCCCCAAACGGGGGCCGAAAAAGTCACTCAGTCGTTCGCAATCCGGCGGACGTCCCAAAACGAAGGATTCGCGATCGACGAGCCGCGGCAAGCCTGCTGCGAAGGGCCCCGCTGCGAAAGGCCCCGCCGCGAAAAGCAAGGTCCGCATCAATCGGTCGCCCGATTATGAACCCAAATCGACGGGCGGCGTCGTGATCGGCGGCGAAGAGCCATCGGCAAAAACGAGCCCACCTGCAAAATCGTCTGAGCGTAAGCGGGCGACGAAGAAGCGGGCGACAATGAAGCGGGCCACCAAGAAGCCGCCAACCGCGAAAGCCGGCAAGGCGACACGAAGCAAAGCACCACGAAGCACGAAGAAGAAGCGAGGACGATAGCAACGGATGTCGAAACTGCATGCCAAACACTATGCCGACCGAATGAACCAGGTCCATTCGACGATCGAACATAACGAGCTGGTCGGAGAACACACCTACCGTTTGCGGATTGCGGCGCCCACGATTGCCAGTTCGGTGTTGCCCGGTCAATTCGTGATGATTCGGTTGGCAGGTAGAAACGCGCCACTGATCGGCCGAGCGTTGGCGGTTTATGACGTTGTTCGCGATCCCAGCGGCACACCGACGTGGATCGATTTGGTTTACCTCCGCAAAGGCGTCATGACACGATCCTTGGCGGCCTCCCCACTCGGGACCGCCGTCTCGGTATGGGGGCCGCTTGGAAACGGGTTCCGCAACACACCGTGCGATCGATTGATCATGGCAGTCGGCGGTATTGGCCAAACTCCGATGCTAACGCTTGGTCGCGAGGCCCTTGCTCGCCAGAGCTTTGGTGATCCGGTGCGATCCAGCGGCTGGTCTCCGCACGTCGAACTCATTTATGGCGCGAGGCGAAAATCGCTGCTGGCCGGCGTCGACGATTTTCGCGCGGCCGGGTTTCAGGTCACCCTTTGCACCGACGACGGTTCGGAGGGCCTCAAGCAATTGGTTCCCGAGGTGTTGGCGGCGCGGCTCAATCAATTGCCGCCTGGCGAGCAGATTCGCGTCGCGACCTGTGGCCCTGAAATCATGATGGAAAAGGTTGCCGAGGTCTGCGAAAACGCCGGTCCCACGGTGAGCTGTGATGTTTCGATGGAAACGCCCATGGCGTGCGGGATCGGAATCTGTTTTTCCTGCGTCGCCAAAATTCGCCAACAGGGCCCCGAGCCATGGGACTATAAGCGAACGTGCGTTGAGGGCCCCATCTTCGACGCCAAAGACATCTGTTGGTAGTCCGACAACGCCGCGAGCGTGGAGATTGGCCCAATTTGGCATCGCCGTTTGCTTATCGGTAGATCGAACCGGTGCTTCCCGAACTGCTGGTGCCCGGATAAGCCGAACTTTTCCCGGTGCTGCCAGGGCTGTAACCGCTGCCGCTGCTTGGCGTGGTTGACATGCTCGGTGGCGAGTAACTTGGCGTGACATCCGAGATCGATTCTGCCGCAGCCGTTCGTGCTTCGGGCACCGCTGCCGCCGGCGGCAGGGAAGAAGCCATGGAGGAGGTGATCGCCGAGCTTGCCGGCGGTGCCCCGATGCCCGCGCTGGTGCTCGGCGAGTCAGGCAACGTGAATCCGCCAAGACCGGAACTCGGTGCGGTCGCCGTGGTGTTGGCAAGCGAAGGAGGTGTATACGACGAGGGAGCGGTGTAGCCCGACATGCTTGGCATGCCGAATCCCGGCGGGTCGCTCGAAGGCGTTTGCATCGGTGGAGCTTGGAAACCGGAGGTCCCAGCGAAGCGGTTCGTTGAACCAGGTCCTGCACCGGCGTAGCTGTCGCTAGGCAGCCCCGATGGGGACGTGGCGTCCGGGCTCGGTTCCGTCGTTTTCGGCGTGAACGACTTCTTGCCGAATTGATAACCTGACGTCGTTGCGCCGGTCGGGCTGGTGCTCGCGTAGGACGCCGCAGAGGACGGGGCAGCAGAGGACGGGGCCGCAGAGGACGGGGCTCCGCCGAATCCGTTTGCTTGTGCTGCGGACGGGTTGGTCGACGCGGGGGCGGCATAACCCGGTGAAATGTCGAGCCCGGCAATCTTGTCGGTAGGTAAACTTCCCGCCGCCGTTTTCGGGGTTGCCGTGCCGCCAGCAACCGAAGCGATCGCTTCGGGATTCGCCGAAGCACTCGGCGGTGCCGGGTACGTGGTCGTCGGTCCGGTACCCGCTAGCGCTTCGGCCGACGGTTCACTCCGCCGCGCGAACATGCTAAAGGGCCGCATGCTGCTCCGGCATCCCAGAGACAAGCAGGTCGTTGCCAAGCAAGTCGTCACGAGAAAACGACGGACCCGTCGACTGTTTTTCCAAACGCTTCGGTTTTTCGCAAGTTTTCTGAGCATCCCTGCCTACCTTGAACCACTAGATCCCGAACAATCGCTCATCTTTAGCTAGTTCGGATATTTTGACTGGACGAATCGAACAGAAATGACAAAAAAGCAAACAAATTCGCACCTTTCGTCAGCAATCTCGATTCCACTGGCGGACCCTAAGAACTGCTGTCAACGGCTGTCAATGCCAGTTTTCAGCAGCCACCCCGATAAACCAGTTTCACGTCCTCGCCGATCTGCGCGGTACGGATCAGCCGCAGGGCAACGGCGTCGGTGAGTTGCTCGAACCCGGGACCACCGATGGGCCCCGGCGCCGTTCGACCACCGAACACCTTGGCCCCCATGTAGACATGGTATTCATCAATTTGGCCAGACTG is part of the Novipirellula artificiosorum genome and encodes:
- a CDS encoding membrane or secreted protein codes for the protein MRHSLPITSAILLTATLLATLAGCRGQGLFPPAGTMNQQQANAIVHDPYCQNDIAPFEAASRPPSYQEPLPEPVRNRLIPDAMPWLGR
- a CDS encoding pseudouridine synthase, with protein sequence MPRRSSKKKIASKPPAEPNKPIRLQRLLATAGFGSRRQCEELISEGRVEVNGSIVDKLGTTADPKTAKIYVDGTPLKPQRLVYYAVNKPTGVVTTNSDPEGRPRVIDLVPPTERVFPVGRLDRSSEGLILLTNDGDLGQQLAHPKYQIRKVYRVTVAGKITAEAMRSMEKGMYIAEGYVKVEGAKILKSRPRATELEITLREGKNREIRRVLARLGHKVQQLRRIAIGPLRLGEMPIGSYRVLTHQEIKKLHDAAEQSRQTADAKPTKAARPKRGPKKSLSRSQSGGRPKTKDSRSTSRGKPAAKGPAAKGPAAKSKVRINRSPDYEPKSTGGVVIGGEEPSAKTSPPAKSSERKRATKKRATMKRATKKPPTAKAGKATRSKAPRSTKKKRGR
- a CDS encoding dihydroorotate dehydrogenase electron transfer subunit, which codes for MSKLHAKHYADRMNQVHSTIEHNELVGEHTYRLRIAAPTIASSVLPGQFVMIRLAGRNAPLIGRALAVYDVVRDPSGTPTWIDLVYLRKGVMTRSLAASPLGTAVSVWGPLGNGFRNTPCDRLIMAVGGIGQTPMLTLGREALARQSFGDPVRSSGWSPHVELIYGARRKSLLAGVDDFRAAGFQVTLCTDDGSEGLKQLVPEVLAARLNQLPPGEQIRVATCGPEIMMEKVAEVCENAGPTVSCDVSMETPMACGIGICFSCVAKIRQQGPEPWDYKRTCVEGPIFDAKDICW